The following DNA comes from Myxococcales bacterium.
GCGGGATCGTGAGGGTCAGGCCGAGCGACGGCGCCTGCCCCCACAACACGATGCGGTCGGGTGCCAGCAACCGGACAGCCGCCAGGCCTTCGTCGACGGCGATGGCAAGCCCCCCAGAGGCCGCCTGCCCCACCTCGGCGTCGCGACGCGCCCGCGCGTCAGCCACGTCGAGACAGCCCGTGAGCGCTCCCCCGGCAAGCAGGGCGACCCCGATCCCCCCCATACGCCCACGCGCGCTCATTGCAGCTCTCCCATTCTGTGAACCACGGCTAACCCCCAGACCCAGGCGGCGCCGGCCTGCACGTCGGCCACCAGGCCGAAGCGGGGCGACAGGAACGCCACCAGCTCCGCACCGAAATGTCCCAGCGCGCCGCTGCCCAGGCCGGGCGTTTTGAGACCGCCGGCGAACCCATCGTGACGGTGCTCGTAGAACAAGCGCAATGTGCCCCGGCGGCTCGGGTGATGGCCCAAAAACGCGCCGAACCCGAACCCGCCGATGAGCACACCCTGGGCCTCGGCCGCGTCCACCTGGGGGTACTGGTAGGCGCCGATGCCGAGACCGGCCGAGGCGTCGACGAAGGCGCCAGCGAGCGAAGGCGCGAGGGCCGCGAGGGCCACGCGCGACTCGACCCGCAGGTCGAGGCTGGACAGGTCGTACGCCGGATCGAACACGCGCGTCGAGGCCTCGCGGTGGCGGTGGTGGAAGAGGCCAAGCACCAGATCGACGGAGGTGCCGCGGGCGTCGGGACGATCCGCGCGCGGGCCCACCACACGAACGGCGGTGTCGAAGGCCACCCGCAGGGTCTCGCCCCCGGGAGCGACGAAGGCAGCCGGAGACAGCCGCCAACGCGCAAGCCGCAGGTCCAGCGCCGGCGTGAGGTAAAGGCGGCTCGACAAGGTGGGATCGTCCACGAAGCGAACGCCGGCAGAGAGCGAGAGCCACGGCAGCCGCGCCAGCGGGCGCCCGAAGCCCCCGGCCGGTGCCAGGATGCCGTACACGTCCGCCAGCCAGCTGGTGATGAACAAGCCCGCCCCGGCCATGGTGGTCAACGCAAACAGCTCGACGGTGTGCCGAGAGGCCCCCGAAAACGCCAGCCCCAAGACGCCGCCGACGAGGGCCCCGACGCCCACAGACTCGGCGACGAGAAGGCGGCGCGCCGTGCGGGAGTCGCCCGCCGCAAAGTGACCGGCGCCGTGCAAGAGCAGGCCGGGCACGAGCGCCGCGCCCGCGGGCACCACCCCGCGCCTGAGGGTGGGTGGGGGTGCGCCGGTGGTGCTGCCGGGTTCGGTGGCGGGCACGTCAGGCGCGGGCGGCGGGGCCGCGCGGGCTTCGGCGTCGACGAGAGAGCAGGCCAGCAGGCAACCGAACGCGAAGCGAAGCACGGCAGGAGCGTAGCAATCCCCCGCGGGGCGCAGAGGACGAGGGGTGCGGGCCCGAAGACGCAGGAACCGCACGCGCCGCCCGCGGTCCGGGGCGAGAGGGGTCGCCTGCTAGAGTGGCGGCCCGATGCCCCGGTCCCCTCGCCTCGCCGCGCCCGCGCTTCCCCGGCTCCCCTTCGCCTTCGGGGTGTGCCAGGTGGGGGCCGAGCCGGCCGTGAAAGCCGAGGTGGCGCGCCTCAAGCCGGGGTGGCGGTTTGCGTTTTCCCGCCCCGGATTGGTGACGTGGAAAACCGAGGCACCGATCTCCCCCGACGAGCCGCTCGACGCCGTGTTCGTGCGCCACCATGGCGCCTCGATCGGGCGCGCGGACAACGCGGAGCAAGTGGTGGCGCTGGTCGCCCCCGTGCTACAGGCCGCAGGCGTACCCGCCCGCCTGTCAGTCTTCGAGCGCGACCGGGCCAAACCGGGCGACGAAGCGCCTGGGGACAGCTACGGGCCTGCCGCCGAGGCCGTGCGCCGGTTGGTCGAAGCGGCGTTCCCGCCGGGAGCGCTCTTTGCGGAGACGCGGGCGCGGCCCGGGGACCTGGTGATCGACGTGGTGGTGGCAGGCGACGAGCCCTTTTTGGTGGGCCTTCACGTGCACGGCCCCACCCACGCGCCCTGGCCGGGGGGGCGGCCTTCGTTCACGTTGCCGCCGGAAGCGCCCTCGCGGGCCTGGCTGAAGCTCGAAGAGGGCCTGGCGTTTGGTCGCCTGCCCCTGCGCGCCGGGCAGGTGGCCTTGGAGGTCGGCAGCGCGCCGGGCGGCGCGAGCTGGGCGCTGCTCGGCCGGGGGCTCACCGTGGTGGGTGTGGATCCCGGGGACATGGACGAACGGGTGCTGCGCCACCCGGGCTTTACGCACCTGCGATCGACACTGGCGGAAGTGCGCCGCGAAAGCCTACCCCCGCGCATCGATTGGCTGCTGCTCGACGTGAACGTGGCGCCGCAGGTGGCGCTGCACCAGCTCCGGCGCCTCGTCAGCACCCTGCGGGGCACGCTCGCGGGCGCCCTTTTGACCTTGAAACTGAACGACTGGGGCATGGCCCGTGACGTGCCCGCGCTGCTCGCGCGGGTGCAAGGCATGGGCTTTTCCCGGGTGCGTGCCAAACAGCTCGCCCACAACCGGCAGGAGCTCTGCGTGGTGGCGCGCCCCTGACCAAAGGGGCGGCGTCAGCGCCCCGCCAGCGCCATCGTGTTGACCAGCGTGCCGATGGGCGCGATGCCGATACGCACCTCATCGCCCGGTGCGAGCGTGAAGTCATCCGGCGGCACGATGCCCGTGCCCGTCATCATGAGGCAGCCCACCGGGAAGGACATTTCGCTGAACAGGTAGCGCGCCAGTTCGTCGGGGCGGCGGCGCATCTGGGAGAGCGTGGTCTTGTCGGCATTCACCACCTGCCCGCCGCGCAGGATCTCGAGCGTGATCTCGGTCTCGGGAGCCAGCGGGCCGTCCGTAAGGTACCAAGCGGGCCCAACTGCAGCGCTGGCGTCCCACACCTTCGCCTGGGGCAAATAGAGCGGGTTTTCGCCCTCGATGTCGCGGGCGGAGAGATCGTTGCCCACGGTGTAGCCCACCACGGCCCCCGTGGCGTCGATGACCAGCGTCAGCTCGGGCTCGGGCACCATCCAGCGGCTGTCGCGGCGCAGATGCATGCGGGCGCCCGGCGCGGCCACCCGGCTTGGGTGGGCCTTGAAAAAGAGCTCGGGGCGATCGGCCTCGTACACGCGGTCGTAGAAGCTGCCGCCCCCCGAGGCTTCGGATTCCGCCATGCGCGCCACACGGCTGCGAAAGTACGTGACGCCCGCGGCCCAGACCTCTTGCGTGCCGAGGGGGGCCTCCAGGGTCCCGGGCGCTTCCACCACCTCACCTTGCGCGAAGGCCTGTTCTGCGCGGACCCGTGCCCCCGCGGACGAGAGCAAACCGTCGAGATGGAGGCCGGCGAGCGCGCGGTGCTGGTGACCATCGAAACCGACGAGGCCCGAGGGCGTGTTGAAGATGTGCATGGAAAGACTCCTGTGGCTTCCGAGGCCTCGGTTGCTACCATGTGCCCTGTCGATTGTCGACAATCCTGACCATGGCCGCCCGTCCCCTCTCCCGCAGCGCGCTTTTGCCGATTCCCCGGCAGACGCTGCGCACGCCCATCGCCGACCAGCTGCGGGCTTTCATCCTGGACGGCCGGATGGCCCCCGGAGAGCGCATCGTGGAGCTCGGCGTGGCGGCCCAGCTGGGCGTGAGCCGCGCCCCCTTGCGGGAGGCGCTGTGGCAGCTCGCCAAGGAGGGGCTGGTGCGCTTCGAGCCGAACCGGGGAGCGTTCGTGGCCGAGCTTTCGGCGGAGGACGTCACGCACATCTTCGAGATCCGGCAAGCACTCGAGACCCAGGCCGCCGTTCGCATCTTCGAGCGCCAGGACGAGGCCGCCTTCAGGGCGCTCGAACAGCGGTGCGCGGCGCTCGAAGCAGCCGGCACCCGGAAGGACATGCGGGCCTTTGCCGAAGCCGACGTGGCGTTCCACAAAACGCTGTGGCACCACGCGGGCAACCCGATCCTCGAAGAGGTGCTCTGCGGGGTGTCGGTGCGCTTCTTCGGCTACGGACTCATCCGGGATTTGCCCCGCGCCTCGGCCTACGCGTTCGACCAGGTGGTGGCCGAGCACCGCAAGATGCTCGCGCTCATGCGAGCGGGCCCGAAGGCGCGTATCGTGCGCGGCTTCGCCCATGCCCTGCGCGCCTTCCGCGATTACAGCCTGGAACGCTTCGCCAACGCTGCAACCCAGAAAAACGCTCTGAGATCCTCATGACGACCAACCGAAAAGCTCACTTCATTGCCGGCGTCCTGTCGGCCGACCCCCACGCGCCTACCTTCGAGGCCTTCGATCCCGCGACGAGGACCGCTTTGCCCTTCGTATATCCCGAAGCGACGGCGGCCGAGGTGGATCGGGCCGCCGCAGCGGCCGAGGCGGCCTTCGACCCCTTCCGCGCGCTGCCCGGCGAAAAACGGGGCGCCTTCCTCGAGGCCGTGGCCCAGCGCATCGAGGCGCTGGGGGCCGACCTCATCGAGACCGCCCACAAAGAAACGGGCTTGCCCGTGGCGCGCCTCGAGGGCGAGCGCGCCCGAACGCTCGGACAGCTGCGGATCTTTGCCGAGCTGGCCCGGACGCAGTCTTGGGTGGGCGCGCGCATCGACCGCGGCGACCCCGAACGCAAACCGCTGCCCCGCCCGGACGTGCGGAGCCACTTCGTGCCCGTGGGCCCGGTGGTGGTGTTCGGAGCCAGCAACTTCCCGCTGGCCATCTCGACCGCCGGCACCGACACCGTGTCGGCCCTGGCCGTGGGCTGCCCTGTGATCGTCAAGGCGCACCCGAGCCATCCGGGCACGAGCGACTTGCTTGCGACGGCGTTCGTGCAGGCCGCGCGCGACACCGGCATGCCGGCGGGCGTGTTCTCGATGTTGCACGGCCGCAGCGTGGAGCTCGGGCGGCGCCTGGTGGAACACCCAGCGGTGACGGCCGTGGCCTTTACGGGCTCGGCCAAGGCAGGGCGCGCGCTGTTCGATTTGGCGGCGGCGCGTCCCTGCCCGATCCCGGTTTACGCCGAGATGGGCAGCGTGAACCCCGTGTTCGTGCTGCCGGATGCGCTCGCGCAGCGCGGGCCCACGATCGCCTCGCAGTTCGTGCAGTCGCTCACGATGGGTGTGGGCCAGTTCTGTACGAACCCGGGGCTCGTGTTCGCGTGTGAAGGGCCCGCGCTCGCGGCCTTCGTCGACGCGCTCGCAAACCCCGTGGCGAGCTTTGCGCCGTCCACGATGCTGAACGCGGGCATCTGCCAGGCCTTCGAGGCGGGCGTGGCCAAGCTGGAAAGCACGGCCGGCGTGAAGCTGGTCACGCGCTCGCAAGCCGCAGCAGCGCCCGGGCAAGCCGGCGGCCACGTGTTCCAGGTGCCCTGGCGCGTCTTCAAGGCCACACCCCACCTGGCGCACGAGGTGTTCGGGCCGATCTCGGTGCTGGTCACCTGCGAGAGCGTGGAGGAGATGCTCGAAGCGGCCCGCGGGCTCGAGGGGCAATTGACGGCCACGATCCACACGACCGACGACGAACACGACCTGTTTTCGCGCTTGGCGTTCGCGCTCGAGCCGAAGGTGGGGCGGCTGGTGGTCAATGGCTTCCCCACCGGTATCGAGGTGTGCGCGGCCATGCATCACGGGGGGCCCTACCCGGCCACCACGCACGGGCACTTCACGTCCATCGGACACGCCGCCCTCTATCGCTTCGTACGGCCCGTGGCTTACCAGAATCATCCGCCTGCGTTGCTGCCGCCGTCCCTCCGCGACGATAACCCGCTTGGTCTCACCCGCGTCGTGAACGGGCGCTACGAAGCGCCCTAGGGCGTGCGGCCCCTCCGTGCGGCCCACGAACGGCACCGCACGAGGGCGCTCGAAGCCAGGCAGCGGGCCCTGCGGTGGTTTGCTAGACCGCAGGGCGGAGCACCGAGACCATGAGGCGTTTCTTCATTGCGCTGGGGTTCGTTCTGCTGGCAGGCGCGTGTGACGACGGAGGCACGTCCGCACCGGGGGACGCTTCGCCCTGGCCCGCGGACGCTCCGTGGGAGGACGCGGCCCTTTCCGGGGACGCGGCGGCGTTCGACGCGTGTCTTTCGTGTGGGGACGCCCCCGCCACGCCGATAGACGCGGCCAAAGACGGCGGAGGCGAGGGCTCTGCGGATGCAGGCCTCGACGCCGGACCGGGCGACCCCACGGACGCCGGACCGGGCGACGCACATCCGCCAGCACACGTGGATCTACGCTTCGAGAGGCAGTTCCCGATCAAGGCCTTCGCCAGCGGGCAGCGCTTCGTGGTGGTGCTGGAACGGCCTTTACATCTCACCACCGAGTACGGATGGCCGGCGCGCTCCGTGCGTTGGATCGAAGCGGACGGCCGTGTGGTGCGCAGCCGGGGCTCTTCGGGGCTGCGGTATCTCCTGGACGTGGCCGTACACCCTTCGGGGCAAACCACGCTGCTTTTCGCCTCGAACGAGGGGTTTTCGCTCGAGCGCACCGACGCCGAGGGCGCCCTGCTCGGCACCTTCGTCTTGAACGATCCCCGCGGTCGACACGGACCCGCCAGCGTTCCCCCCGCCAGATGGTCCCATCACGCGCTCGACGTACGACGTGGGTCGGATCGCCGCGGCGGGTGAACGTGTGGTTTTGGTCACGCGCACCGGGCGCCACGCGGTGCTTGCCTACGGGCTCACCTACGAAGGCGGTGACCGCTTCGGCCAGTCCTTTCGCACGCTGGTGGTTCCCCCGCTGGCGATGCCTGCGATCGGTCTCACCGGAGGCAGCTACGACACCTTCGGCCTCGTAGGTGCACAGTTCGCCGTTCACCTGGCGGTGGGGCCCGAGGGCTTGATCTACGTGGGGGTCCGCTACCCGGAGATCTCGCCGCGCTCGTTGGTGCGGGCGCACCAAAACACTTTCGGGGAGACGCTGGCGACCGACCCCGACGGCCTCGATTCGTATGTCACGCGCCTGTCCGCCGGGGGTGTGAGGCTGGGCACGAGCGTCGTCAAGATACCCGCCACGGGCGACGAGCTGGAACCGCACGACGAGCTCCAGAGTCTGCACGCCGTGCCAGGGGCGGTGTGGCTGGCGGGGCGAACGGAGCTGTGGAACCCGCAAGGCACGGGGCACGACGTGTTGTTGGCCCGCATCGACGGCGGCTCGGGGGCCGTGCAGAGCTGGCGCATCGACCTCGACCGGGGCGATATCGCCTTCGGGGTGGTTCCCCTCGACACCACGCGGTTCGTGATCGTGGGCGCGCAGGGCTATACGCAAAACCCGCAAGGGGCGAGCGTGTCGGAGGCGGCCACCGGCTTTGCTCGGGTGTGGTCGCCGACCGCAGGGCTCGGTGCGTCCCTCCCGGTGCCCTCTGGGCCGCGTCACAACCAAACCCGCTTGGCTCTCCCGCTCGCCGGGGGGCGGTTGCTGCTGGGCGGGATGATCGACGGGCCAGGCACCCATTCGGCTGACGGAGATATCGGCAAGCTGCGCGCTGACGGATACCTGGTGACAGGGCCGTAAGTGACGTTCACCCGGTTGACGCAGGTCGGCCTGTGCGTTGAGATGACCGCGTGACCCCTTCTTCCTGGCTCCCTGCGCTCGCCTTCGGGCTGTTCGGGCTCGCTTCGGCGTGCACCACCCATGCCTCGCCGCCCCCTTCGCCCCCCCAAGTGCCGCAGCCGACGGGCTTCGTGCGGGTCAGCCCGATCGACGACTTTCGGGGCCAGCCCGCGTTCCGCGTCGAAACGGGCACGCAGCCGGGGCCCCCTGCCCTCACGTACGTGTACCACCGGCTAGGGGCGGGGTTCGCCAGCCTCATCGACCGCGACGGCCACGACTGGATCAGCTGGAACGAAGGGGCGGGCCCAGAGGGCGCGTTTCGGGGCATCCCCAACCTGGGACTTGGCCGCTGTTGTCACCCCGGCTACGGCACCGACGGTGAGCTCGTCATGCAAAGCGAGCTTGCACGGGTGACGGCCGAGGAGGTGGTGATCCGATCCATCGGCGCGGGCTTCGAGCTCACCTGGACGATCACGCCCGACACAGCCACGCTGGCCGTGCTGCGTGCGGACAAGTCCTATTGGTTCCTCTACGAGGGCACGCCCGGTGGGCACATCGACGCGCAGGACACGCTGTGGTTGGCGGCGGCGCCCGCGCCGCTGCAGGTGGAACGAGACAAACACACCGCCGACCTGCCGGGGCCCGAGTGGGTTGCCTTCACCGACGGGCTCTCGACGCGTACGCTCGTGCTCGTGCACCACGAAGACGACGCCCACATGGACACGTATTTTCGCATGGGAGAGGGAACGGGGGGCATGACGGTGTGGGGCTTCGGACGCGAGCGGGGCGACGCGCTCATGACGGGCGTCAACCACATGACGCTGGGGCTGCGTGAGACGCGCGACCCATCGGCCCTGCGGGCGTGGGCCGAGCGCAGGGCCACGACGAACTGAGCCTGGGCTCCTGCGGGATGCGCCATTCAGCGTCCCTGCCCGTCTGACGATGAGGCAGAGAGATGGCGTGGTCTTCGCGAAGCCAGCTCGTGATCGCCCTTGGTCTTTGGGCTTCGATGACGATGGCCTGCGGCCGGCTTGGCTACGAGCAGGTCTCGAACACCGAGGTCGATGCGCCGGCCACGGCGCAGGCCGACGGCGGCCCGGACGACGGGGCCACGTCGGCAAACCCACGGGACGCATCCGGTACGGCGACGGACGCCCGCGATGCCGCGAGCGTCCTCCCCGATGCGTCCAGTGTCCCCCCCGATGCCGCGAGTGTGCCGCCCGACGCGCCCGGCGCGCCTCCTGATGCGCCCAGCGTGCCCCCCGACGCAGCCGTGATGGATCCTCCACCCGACGCGGGCCCTCCGCCCGCCACCGAAACCTGTGACGACGTCACGTCCGGAAGCCTCTCGGTGTGGCCCTTCGACGACTTCGCCAACGGCACGGTGCGAGACGTGGTGGGCGGGCGCAACGGCATCGCCCAGGGCAACTTGCAGTCGGTGGCGGGCGCCCCGGGCGCTTGCGGGGGCGCCCTTCGATGGCCCTCCACGGGATCGGCGCACGTCCTCGTTCCGCACGATCCGGCCTTCGCCCTGGCGTCGGGCGCCGTGGATTTCTGGGTGCTGCCGGGGCCTGCCGAAAGCACGCGGGGACTCGTGGTGCGCGACTTGCGAGGGACGGAAGAATCTGGACATTTCCTCGTGGCGCTCCTCGAGAGCAACGTGCTGGTGCTGCGCATTCAAGCCAATCAGGCGGGAACGGAGGACAACAACGTGGTGGTCCTGTGTTCCGAAGCACCTTTGCCCCGCGATACATGGAGCCATGTCGCCGTGAACTTCGGCCCGCCCCGCGCCGAGCTTTACATCAACGGGCGGCAGAACGATGGGCGCGACCCCAAGGTGAACGGGGGAGTCATCGGTGACATCACCTGCGGAACCAACTCTTCGTTGGGAATCGTGGGCAACGAAGAGCCCTGGATCTTTGGGGCCTCGAATCACCGCTCGTTGAGCGGCGTATCCGTGGATCTGCCCGCCAACGCTGTGACCTTGGGGCGCATCCGCTTGCGCGCGGAACGACTGACGTTTTGAGCCGGCCGGCGCCTGGACGCGGAAGCGCCGCTACACGAACGTGATCCAGATCCCGCGCTGAGGGACCGTCATGCGGGGAACGCAGCCCGGGAGGCCCCCCCCCGGGGCCCTGACTTGACTTCCGGGCCGTTGCTCCTTATGCCAGGAACACTTCTTCTGTTGCTGCGCGTTTTCGGACCCGTGCTGAATGCCGCGGGGGCTCGTCCCCGTCGGAAGCGTTGCAGCCCTCGACACCGGAGCCGATTGCATGACCAAGACCTACGAATGTCGCGATTTCTTGCGTCGCGATTTCTTGAAGACCACGGCCGCGGCGGGGGTAGCCGGCGCGGTGGCGCTGCGGAGCGCCTCGAGCTACGCCCGCATTCTCGGCGCCAACGATCGCGTCCGTGTGGGCGTGGTGGGGTTTGCCGACCGCGCCCGTGGCAGCTTGATCCCCGCGTTCCAGAGCCACGCCAAAGAGCTGAACATGGAGCTCGTCGCGGTCTCGGACATCTGGTCGCTTCGCCGCGCCGAGGCCGAGGGTCACTTCCAGGAGGCGTACGGACAGAAGGTCGTCACCACCCGCAACAACGAGGAGCTCTACGACCGTAAAGACGTGGACGCGGTGATCATCGCCACGGCCGACTTTCAGCATGCCATGCACTGCGTGGAGGCCGTGAAAGCGGGGCGCGACGTTTACGTGGAAAAGCCACTCGCCAACAAGCTGAAGGACGCCAAGGCCGTCTTGAGTGCGGTGGAGGCGTCGCAGCAAATCGTTCAGGTCGGCACCCAGCGCCGTAGCGGCACGAACTACATGGCCGCCAACGATTACATCCGCTCGGGCAAGTTTGGTGACATCGTGGCCGTGGAGATGAGCTGGAACGTCAACCAGCCCGGCCGGTGGCGCCGCCCCGAGTTGGTCGAGAAGCTCAAGGAGCAAGACACCGACTGGAAGCGCTACTTGATGCACATGCCCTTCGAGAAGTTCGACCCCCGCAAGCACCTCGAGTACCGGCTGTTCTGGCCCTACTCTTCCGGCATCCCCTGCCAGTGGATGGTTCACCAGATCGACACGGTCCACTGGTTCACGGGCTACGATCACCCCCGCAGCGTCGTGGCCAACGGCGGGATCTATTTGTGGAAAGACGGCCGTCGCAACTTCGACACGCTCACGGCCGTGTTCGACTACGGTCCGCTCGACGACAAAAACAAGGGATTCCAGGTCACGTACTCCTCCCGGCAAACGAACGCGGCGGGCGGGACGAAAGAGGTTTACTACTCCAACGGAGGTACACTCGACCTCGACAAAAACACGATCGATCCCGATGGCGGCCTGACCGCGGAGCACGCCAAGCCGATGGGTATGGAACCCAACATGTTGGCCAAGGGCAAGTTGCCCGAGATGAAGGTCACCACCGCTGCCAACACCGGCGCCGACGTGCTCACCAGCGCGCACGTGCGCAACTGGATGGAGTGCGTGCGTTCGCGGAAGCAGCCGAATGCCCCCATCCGCGCGGGCTACAACCACGCGCTGGCGGTGATCATGGTCAAGGCAGCGATCGATACCGGCAAGCGCGTCACCTTCGACGACCGCAAGCAGACCCTGCGCCTCGGGTGAGCCTCACCGGGCCCCGGGCGGGCCTTGCGCGTCGGCGGCGCGCAAGGCCTCCTGGAGGCCTCAGCCTCGTTCCACCCACACCGCCACCTCGCCCTCGTCGTCCACGTGCGCCGTGACGTCCATGGGGTGACAGCACACGTCGCAGTCCTGAACGAAGCTCTGTGTGCCCGTGCTCTCGGGCTCGACGTCGATCATCACCTCGGTGGGCTCGCCGCAGAAGGGGCAGGTTACGGTTTCGTTCATCAGGGGCCTCGCTGACCAGCATAGCCCAGGACCCAGGGGACGTGCGTGTGGGGCGGGTGCGGGCCGTGTGCCGCGCGCTCGCAGAAGTGAAGCCGCAGCCGCTGCGGCCAGGCGCCCCCCTTCGCGCAGGGTTCGCGCGATTTAGGGGCAAATCGGGGCGTTTCGAGGTGGCCCGCTCGTTGCACCAGGGGCCCGCACGAGCGTGCGACCCCTTACCCTATTACTCTCCGCCTTGAGCGCCTTCTCATCGATGGCCGCGACGGGCACAGGACATGCGGCGGAAACGCCGGAGCCCGCGGCCCTGAAGTTCGCCGAGACCTGCGCCACCTGCCACACCATCGGCGGTGGGCGCAAGGTGGGCCCGGATCTGCTGGGTGTCACCAACCGGCGCGACAAAGCCTGGTTCACCGCGTTCGTGAAGAACCCGAGCGCCGTCATCGACAGCGGCGATCCCGTGGCCACGGGGCTCCTCAAGGAGTACGGCATTCGCATGCCCGAGCTTGGCCTGCAGGACGCAGACGTTGACGGCCTGTGGGGCTACTTGACGGCCTGTACCGCCAAGGGGGGCTGCCAACCCGTTGCGCTCGGCCCGAAGTGGGGCACCGACGGCAGCCCCGAGGAGATCGCCACCGGCCGGGCGTTGTTTTTCGGCGAGAGCCGCTTCCAAAAGGGCGGCGCCCCCTGCTTCGTTTGCCACAACGTGCGCAGCGCGGGCCTGATGGGCGGCGGGAGCTTGGGGCCCGACCTCACGTTCGCCTATGCCCGCCTGGGCGAGCGCGCGCTCGACCCGCTGCTGGCCGACATGAGCCCGCCCGTGATGAACGCCGTGTACGCGCAAACGCCGCTCACCGAGGACGAGCGTTATGCGCTCAAGGCGTACTTCGCCGACCTGTCCCGCAATGGCACGCCCCCCAAGGAGCAGGGCGAGTTCTTCTGGTTGGGCCTCGAAGGCATGGCGCTCGCGCTCGGCGGCTTCGTCATCGTCTGGGGCCGAGCCCGGTCGAAAGACGGTCGCGGTGGAAAGCCCGGCCCTGCCCCGCGTTCCGAGGATTCCCCGTCATGAACACCCCGTCCATCGCCGCCGTGGCTTTCACGTACATGCCGTACATGGCCGTCTTCGGCTTCC
Coding sequences within:
- a CDS encoding aldehyde dehydrogenase (NADP(+)) gives rise to the protein MTTNRKAHFIAGVLSADPHAPTFEAFDPATRTALPFVYPEATAAEVDRAAAAAEAAFDPFRALPGEKRGAFLEAVAQRIEALGADLIETAHKETGLPVARLEGERARTLGQLRIFAELARTQSWVGARIDRGDPERKPLPRPDVRSHFVPVGPVVVFGASNFPLAISTAGTDTVSALAVGCPVIVKAHPSHPGTSDLLATAFVQAARDTGMPAGVFSMLHGRSVELGRRLVEHPAVTAVAFTGSAKAGRALFDLAAARPCPIPVYAEMGSVNPVFVLPDALAQRGPTIASQFVQSLTMGVGQFCTNPGLVFACEGPALAAFVDALANPVASFAPSTMLNAGICQAFEAGVAKLESTAGVKLVTRSQAAAAPGQAGGHVFQVPWRVFKATPHLAHEVFGPISVLVTCESVEEMLEAARGLEGQLTATIHTTDDEHDLFSRLAFALEPKVGRLVVNGFPTGIEVCAAMHHGGPYPATTHGHFTSIGHAALYRFVRPVAYQNHPPALLPPSLRDDNPLGLTRVVNGRYEAP
- a CDS encoding CPXCG motif-containing cysteine-rich protein; protein product: MNETVTCPFCGEPTEVMIDVEPESTGTQSFVQDCDVCCHPMDVTAHVDDEGEVAVWVERG
- a CDS encoding fumarylacetoacetate hydrolase family protein, giving the protein MHIFNTPSGLVGFDGHQHRALAGLHLDGLLSSAGARVRAEQAFAQGEVVEAPGTLEAPLGTQEVWAAGVTYFRSRVARMAESEASGGGSFYDRVYEADRPELFFKAHPSRVAAPGARMHLRRDSRWMVPEPELTLVIDATGAVVGYTVGNDLSARDIEGENPLYLPQAKVWDASAAVGPAWYLTDGPLAPETEITLEILRGGQVVNADKTTLSQMRRRPDELARYLFSEMSFPVGCLMMTGTGIVPPDDFTLAPGDEVRIGIAPIGTLVNTMALAGR
- a CDS encoding Gfo/Idh/MocA family oxidoreductase, which gives rise to MTKTYECRDFLRRDFLKTTAAAGVAGAVALRSASSYARILGANDRVRVGVVGFADRARGSLIPAFQSHAKELNMELVAVSDIWSLRRAEAEGHFQEAYGQKVVTTRNNEELYDRKDVDAVIIATADFQHAMHCVEAVKAGRDVYVEKPLANKLKDAKAVLSAVEASQQIVQVGTQRRSGTNYMAANDYIRSGKFGDIVAVEMSWNVNQPGRWRRPELVEKLKEQDTDWKRYLMHMPFEKFDPRKHLEYRLFWPYSSGIPCQWMVHQIDTVHWFTGYDHPRSVVANGGIYLWKDGRRNFDTLTAVFDYGPLDDKNKGFQVTYSSRQTNAAGGTKEVYYSNGGTLDLDKNTIDPDGGLTAEHAKPMGMEPNMLAKGKLPEMKVTTAANTGADVLTSAHVRNWMECVRSRKQPNAPIRAGYNHALAVIMVKAAIDTGKRVTFDDRKQTLRLG
- a CDS encoding LamG domain-containing protein, with protein sequence MAWSSRSQLVIALGLWASMTMACGRLGYEQVSNTEVDAPATAQADGGPDDGATSANPRDASGTATDARDAASVLPDASSVPPDAASVPPDAPGAPPDAPSVPPDAAVMDPPPDAGPPPATETCDDVTSGSLSVWPFDDFANGTVRDVVGGRNGIAQGNLQSVAGAPGACGGALRWPSTGSAHVLVPHDPAFALASGAVDFWVLPGPAESTRGLVVRDLRGTEESGHFLVALLESNVLVLRIQANQAGTEDNNVVVLCSEAPLPRDTWSHVAVNFGPPRAELYINGRQNDGRDPKVNGGVIGDITCGTNSSLGIVGNEEPWIFGASNHRSLSGVSVDLPANAVTLGRIRLRAERLTF
- a CDS encoding cytochrome c, whose translation is MAATGTGHAAETPEPAALKFAETCATCHTIGGGRKVGPDLLGVTNRRDKAWFTAFVKNPSAVIDSGDPVATGLLKEYGIRMPELGLQDADVDGLWGYLTACTAKGGCQPVALGPKWGTDGSPEEIATGRALFFGESRFQKGGAPCFVCHNVRSAGLMGGGSLGPDLTFAYARLGERALDPLLADMSPPVMNAVYAQTPLTEDERYALKAYFADLSRNGTPPKEQGEFFWLGLEGMALALGGFVIVWGRARSKDGRGGKPGPAPRSEDSPS
- a CDS encoding GntR family transcriptional regulator, which codes for MAARPLSRSALLPIPRQTLRTPIADQLRAFILDGRMAPGERIVELGVAAQLGVSRAPLREALWQLAKEGLVRFEPNRGAFVAELSAEDVTHIFEIRQALETQAAVRIFERQDEAAFRALEQRCAALEAAGTRKDMRAFAEADVAFHKTLWHHAGNPILEEVLCGVSVRFFGYGLIRDLPRASAYAFDQVVAEHRKMLALMRAGPKARIVRGFAHALRAFRDYSLERFANAATQKNALRSS